The Drosophila sulfurigaster albostrigata strain 15112-1811.04 chromosome 3, ASM2355843v2, whole genome shotgun sequence genomic sequence GCAACGGCGAGTTATTCTCCAATGGCATTTCAATCTCCAGCCACAGATTGGGAAATAAACGTTTGACCTGGAAGCTGTTGTTCATGCCGCAGATGCAGGCTCGCACCAAGTGCAGCACGACGACAGGAGCTGCCTCTGTGTACAGTTGGATGACGATGCGACCGAGTGGACGCACATCCTTGAGACCAATATCAAAGTAAATGCGCGGACGAAACAATTGACGACGCTCCTTATCCTCTGATGGTATTGAAATGTTGAAAGGTTTGTACTTGATCAGCGCCTCATCCGGCAAGACAAATGGAGCGGGCGCTTCTCGTTGGTTATCGTGCTGACCATCAGGTTTCAATCCAGAGTCTACTTCGCTGGTCACATCCAGAATTCGTTTGCCAAATTCTTTGTTTTCAGCCTCCAAGCGCTCCAGATTACTGATATTTCCGGGCACCGCAGACATAACATAAGGTTGCTCATCGCGAAAGGGATTGATGGTCCCATGTGTCCGCTGGGTCTGACTTATGCCGACTAGCATTTGAATGTTCTCCCTGGTCCGAGCCATAAAACCGACCGCGTTTTCGGTTAATGAATTCACTCCTGTCTTGCGCACTGCTTGAAACCCGGGCGGTTTGTTATCTAGATCACTGACAATGTCTAGCAAGCGATGGCGATGCTCCAGCCACATTTTGTACCTCGTTGCATCCATTGGTAAAGCATTGGTTTTACGTTTCTTTGCAGGAGAACTTTTTGTTGTCAATCCTTTCACACGGAATTCACCTGTCGGAGAAGCTTCCACTGTTCCTCCCAAAGATACTAATTTCTCTTTAGCATTGGCTTCTAAAATGACACTCTTGCCCTCATTCTGGATTGACAGCAGCGAGCTTTCTGATACACACTGGGGAAACTCAAACATGGTAATCTAAAGAAGTCTGCTTACgattatatttaaacaaaaagcgaaaacgaacaaaaaattaattttattcgaCAGGCTTTATGCGAAAGGCTGGAGCAAATAAACTGAGTGAAACATCAAAGATGATATTTTAGAATGATGATTGCAATGCCTTCTCAGCTACATTGTCAATTCAGTTCAGAATTTAGCtagtaattgtaattattttagttttgattaacaatttattttaactattttaaaaataactgcattgttattaaattgacTATAATATACTTTTTCAACTCATTCGATATACAAAAGGTAGCAATcggtattttgtattatttatcgataaattcatttgttatatttgtacaataatgaaatgaactgCATTCGATAATGGGAACATGTGTTGAACAATTTGTAGGACCAACAAGGGGCGTAACTAAAAGTGCCAGCCGAAAGTTTGTGGAAACTCaattatgagtgtgtgtgagtggaaTTTAAAGTCGGGTCAACAGACAGAAGCTTGACTAGACACTTGACCAGTGCTTAATATGGTTATGGCTTAGTTTGAACTCAATTAAACGATAGCATGAAGAAGAAGTCTGTACTTACATAAGACGTTGATCGTATGCGTGGCGACCACGTT encodes the following:
- the LOC133841240 gene encoding uncharacterized protein LOC133841240, with the protein product MFEFPQCVSESSLLSIQNEGKSVILEANAKEKLVSLGGTVEASPTGEFRVKGLTTKSSPAKKRKTNALPMDATRYKMWLEHRHRLLDIVSDLDNKPPGFQAVRKTGVNSLTENAVGFMARTRENIQMLVGISQTQRTHGTINPFRDEQPYVMSAVPGNISNLERLEAENKEFGKRILDVTSEVDSGLKPDGQHDNQREAPAPFVLPDEALIKYKPFNISIPSEDKERRQLFRPRIYFDIGLKDVRPLGRIVIQLYTEAAPVVVLHLVRACICGMNNSFQVKRLFPNLWLEIEMPLENNSPLQRTLEYDGKTIDHGASNCVLSFSKNYVHGFRDHLSFSLSFKPLNVANGSRVGFGRVIKNGKIFDCLQSYGTKNGTLSRGVIFTSCGVL